From Streptomyces sp. NBC_00775, one genomic window encodes:
- a CDS encoding ABC transporter ATP-binding protein: MLLSLEGATVRFGGRPVLDAVDLDVAEHEIVCVLGPSGSGKSTLLRAVAGLQSLDAGRVVLDGRDQTGVPAHKRGVGLMFQDHQLFPQRDVGGNVAFGLRTRGESKGQQVARVRELLDLVGLPGAQGRAVASLSGGEQQRVALARALAPRPRLLMLDEPLGQLDRSLRERLVVELRELFGELGTTVLAVTHDQGEAFALADRVVVMRDGRIAQSGTPLEVWQHPVDEFVARFLGFDNVVDATVSGEAADTPWGKVPVPEDATQGPVTLLVRPAGVRLVDASDGLRCTVAARTFRGTHVAVHLQPEGAPRLEAACALRDAPEPGDVVGVEFDAAEIVVLGEPPAA; the protein is encoded by the coding sequence ATGCTGCTGAGCCTCGAAGGCGCGACCGTACGCTTCGGCGGGCGGCCCGTGCTCGACGCCGTCGACCTCGATGTCGCCGAGCATGAGATCGTCTGTGTGCTCGGGCCCAGCGGCAGTGGCAAGTCCACGCTGCTGCGGGCGGTGGCCGGATTGCAGTCGCTCGACGCGGGCCGCGTGGTACTGGACGGACGTGACCAGACGGGGGTGCCCGCGCACAAGCGGGGCGTCGGTCTGATGTTCCAGGACCACCAGCTCTTCCCGCAGCGGGACGTGGGCGGCAATGTGGCCTTCGGGTTGCGGACGCGCGGGGAGTCGAAGGGCCAACAGGTCGCGCGGGTGCGGGAGTTGCTGGACCTCGTCGGGCTTCCGGGGGCTCAGGGGCGCGCTGTCGCCTCCCTCTCCGGTGGCGAGCAGCAGCGCGTCGCGCTCGCCCGGGCCCTCGCGCCCCGCCCCCGCCTGCTGATGCTCGACGAACCGCTCGGCCAGCTGGACCGCTCGCTGCGTGAACGGCTGGTCGTCGAACTCCGGGAACTCTTCGGCGAGTTGGGCACGACCGTGCTCGCCGTCACGCACGACCAGGGCGAGGCCTTCGCACTCGCCGACCGGGTCGTGGTGATGCGCGACGGACGGATCGCCCAGTCGGGTACGCCACTTGAGGTCTGGCAGCATCCCGTGGACGAGTTCGTGGCCCGCTTCCTCGGCTTCGACAACGTGGTCGACGCGACGGTGAGCGGAGAGGCGGCGGACACCCCGTGGGGGAAGGTCCCGGTGCCGGAGGACGCCACCCAGGGGCCGGTCACCCTCCTCGTGCGGCCCGCCGGCGTACGGCTCGTGGACGCGTCGGACGGGCTGCGCTGCACCGTCGCCGCACGCACGTTCAGGGGCACCCATGTCGCCGTACATCTGCAACCGGAGGGCGCGCCCCGGCTCGAAGCGGCGTGCGCGCTGCGGGACGCGCCGGAGCCCGGTGACGTGGTCGGCGTGGAGTTCGACGCAGCCGAAATTGTCGTACTCGGGGAGCCCCCAGCCGCATAA
- a CDS encoding ABC transporter permease — protein MDLARTEVAKAATKRRGSATRLGLMALPVAFFAVFFAYPVAAIVARGLKVDGAWQLGRIGDVLAQSDIRHVLWFTTWQALASTALTLLIALPGAYVFARFDFRGKHVLRAVVTVPFVLPTVVVGTAFLALVGRGGMLDQLWGVRLDTTVWAILIAHVFFNYAVVVRTVGGLWSQLDPRQEEAARMLGLSRFAAWRKVTLPALGPAVAAAALMVFLFTFTSFGVVQILGGPTFSTLEVEIYRQTSEIFDLATAAVLTIIQFVAVGAILAVHARTVRRRETALRLVAPETTARRPRGAGQWALLAGVLASIAVLLVLPLGVLVQRSFDTPDGYGFAYYKALTSEDGGIFLVAPIEAIGNSLEYALAATAIAVLIGGLAAAALTRRNTGRLVRGFDALLMLPLGVSAVTVGFGFLIALDKPPLDLRSSWILVPLAQALVGAPFVVRTMLPVLRAVDGRLREAAAVLGASPWRVWREVDLPMVRRALLIAAGFAFAVSLGEFGATVFIARPDNPTLPVAVARLLGRAGDLNYGQAMALSTILMVVCAVALLLLERVRTDRTGEF, from the coding sequence GTGGACCTCGCTCGTACTGAAGTAGCCAAGGCGGCGACGAAGAGGCGCGGGAGCGCGACGCGGCTCGGCCTCATGGCCCTGCCCGTCGCGTTCTTCGCCGTCTTCTTCGCCTACCCCGTCGCCGCGATCGTCGCGCGCGGCCTCAAGGTCGACGGGGCCTGGCAGCTAGGGCGGATCGGTGACGTGCTCGCGCAGTCCGACATCCGGCACGTCCTGTGGTTCACCACCTGGCAGGCGCTCGCCTCGACGGCGCTCACGCTGCTGATCGCGCTCCCCGGCGCGTATGTCTTCGCGCGCTTCGATTTCAGGGGCAAGCACGTCCTGCGGGCCGTGGTGACGGTGCCCTTCGTGCTGCCGACGGTCGTCGTCGGTACGGCGTTCCTGGCGCTGGTCGGCCGGGGCGGGATGCTGGACCAGCTGTGGGGCGTACGCCTTGACACCACCGTGTGGGCGATCCTGATCGCGCATGTCTTCTTCAACTACGCGGTCGTCGTACGGACGGTCGGCGGGCTCTGGTCGCAGCTCGACCCACGCCAGGAGGAGGCCGCGCGGATGCTCGGCCTCTCCCGGTTCGCGGCCTGGCGCAAGGTGACGCTGCCGGCCCTCGGCCCGGCCGTGGCCGCCGCCGCGCTCATGGTCTTCCTCTTCACCTTCACCTCCTTCGGCGTGGTGCAGATCCTCGGCGGCCCCACCTTCTCCACCCTCGAAGTCGAGATCTACCGGCAGACCTCGGAGATCTTCGACCTCGCGACGGCGGCGGTGCTGACGATCATCCAGTTCGTGGCGGTGGGCGCGATCCTCGCCGTGCACGCCCGGACCGTACGCCGCCGGGAGACCGCCCTGCGCCTGGTCGCCCCGGAGACGACCGCCCGCCGGCCGCGCGGGGCCGGGCAGTGGGCGCTGCTCGCCGGAGTCCTGGCGTCCATCGCCGTACTGCTCGTGCTGCCGCTCGGCGTGCTCGTCCAGCGGTCCTTCGACACCCCCGATGGCTATGGGTTCGCGTACTACAAGGCCCTGACCTCCGAAGACGGAGGCATCTTCCTCGTCGCGCCGATCGAGGCGATCGGCAACTCCCTGGAGTACGCGCTCGCCGCCACCGCCATCGCCGTACTGATCGGCGGTCTGGCGGCTGCGGCGCTCACCCGCCGGAACACGGGCCGTCTCGTACGGGGCTTCGACGCGCTGCTGATGCTGCCGCTGGGCGTCTCCGCGGTGACCGTCGGCTTCGGGTTCCTGATCGCGCTCGACAAGCCGCCACTGGATCTGCGGTCCTCCTGGATCCTGGTGCCGCTCGCCCAGGCGCTGGTGGGCGCCCCCTTCGTTGTACGGACGATGCTGCCCGTGCTGCGGGCGGTGGACGGGCGGCTGCGCGAGGCGGCGGCCGTGCTGGGGGCATCGCCGTGGCGGGTGTGGCGCGAGGTCGATCTGCCGATGGTGCGGCGGGCGCTGCTGATCGCGGCGGGGTTCGCCTTCGCGGTGTCGCTCGGCGAGTTCGGGGCGACCGTCTTCATCGCGCGGCCCGACAATCCGACGCTGCCGGTCGCCGTGGCCCGGCTGCTCGGGCGTGCCGGTGACCTCAACTACGGCCAGGCGATGGCCCTTTCGACGATCTTGATGGTGGTGTGCGCGGTCGCGCTGCTGCTGTTGGAGCGCGTACGGACCGACCGGACCGGGGAGTTCTAG
- a CDS encoding thiamine ABC transporter substrate-binding protein, translated as MSTTKTFTAVVVGLGLVTLSACGSSDSGGSADSTTVTLVSHDSWAVSKSVLKDFEKQSGYTVKVLKDGDAGQAVNKAILTKDNPQGDVFFGVDNTLLSRALDNGLFQSYEVKGAGQILPEYRVDQDKHRVTPIDSGDICVNYDKAYFSEHKLTPPQSFDDLIKPEYKNLLVTENASTSSPGLGFLLGTAAKYGDDGWQDYWKRLKANGVKVVDGWEQAYNDEFSGSAGGKKAKADRPLVVSYASSPPAEVIYADPKPATAPTGVATGTCFRQIEYAGLLSNAKNTKGGKAFIDFLATKEFQEDMPLNMFVYPVVKGATVPAEFTKFGPQAKDPEILAPAKIAANRDQWVKSWTSLVLK; from the coding sequence GTGAGCACCACCAAGACGTTCACGGCCGTCGTCGTCGGCCTGGGCCTCGTCACGCTCTCCGCGTGCGGGTCGTCCGACAGCGGCGGTTCGGCGGACTCGACGACCGTCACGCTGGTCAGCCACGACTCGTGGGCCGTCTCCAAGAGCGTCCTCAAGGACTTCGAGAAGCAGTCCGGCTACACGGTCAAGGTCCTCAAGGACGGCGACGCCGGACAGGCCGTCAACAAGGCGATCCTCACCAAGGACAACCCGCAGGGCGATGTCTTCTTCGGCGTCGACAACACCCTGCTGTCGCGGGCGCTCGACAACGGGCTGTTCCAGTCGTACGAGGTCAAGGGCGCCGGCCAGATCCTCCCGGAGTACCGGGTGGACCAGGACAAGCACCGCGTCACGCCCATCGACTCCGGCGACATCTGCGTCAACTACGACAAGGCCTACTTCAGCGAGCACAAGCTGACGCCGCCGCAGTCCTTCGACGACCTGATCAAGCCCGAGTACAAGAACCTGCTCGTCACCGAGAACGCGTCCACGTCCTCGCCCGGCCTCGGCTTCCTGCTCGGCACGGCCGCGAAGTACGGCGACGACGGTTGGCAGGACTACTGGAAGAGGCTCAAGGCCAACGGCGTGAAGGTCGTCGACGGCTGGGAGCAGGCCTACAACGACGAGTTCTCCGGATCCGCCGGCGGCAAGAAGGCCAAGGCCGACCGGCCGCTCGTCGTCTCGTACGCCTCCTCGCCGCCCGCCGAGGTCATCTACGCCGACCCGAAGCCGGCCACCGCGCCCACCGGTGTCGCGACCGGCACCTGCTTCCGCCAGATCGAGTACGCCGGGCTGCTCAGCAACGCCAAGAACACCAAGGGCGGCAAGGCGTTCATCGACTTCCTGGCCACCAAGGAGTTCCAGGAGGACATGCCGCTGAACATGTTCGTGTACCCGGTGGTCAAGGGCGCCACGGTGCCCGCCGAGTTCACGAAGTTCGGCCCGCAGGCCAAGGACCCCGAGATCCTGGCCCCCGCCAAGATCGCCGCCAACCGTGACCAGTGGGTCAAGTCGTGGACCTCGCTCGTACTGAAGTAG
- the rlmN gene encoding 23S rRNA (adenine(2503)-C(2))-methyltransferase RlmN, with the protein MRRCPIVARPVPGELTFVAPRGAKKPPRHLADLTPAERKEAVAAIGEKPFRAKQLSQHYFARFAHDPAEWTDIPAASRGKLQEALLPELMTVVRHLSTDQDTTRKTLWRLFDGTLVESVLMRYPDRVTMCISSQAGCGMNCPFCATGQAGLDRNLSTGEIVHQIVDGMRALRDGEIPGGPARLSNIVFMGMGEPLANYKRVVGAIRALTDPEPDGLGLSQRGITVSTVGLVPAIHRFSDEGFKCRLAISLHAPDDELRDTLVPVNTRWKVREVLDAGWEYAAKSGRRLSIEYALIRDINDQAWRGDRLGRLLKGKPVHVNLIPLNPTPGSKWTASRPEDEKAFVEAIAAHGVPVTVRDTRGQEIDGACGQLAATER; encoded by the coding sequence ATGAGGAGATGCCCGATCGTGGCACGTCCAGTCCCCGGCGAGCTCACCTTCGTCGCACCCCGCGGAGCCAAGAAGCCGCCGCGGCACCTCGCCGACCTCACGCCGGCCGAGCGTAAAGAGGCCGTCGCCGCGATCGGTGAGAAGCCGTTTCGCGCCAAGCAGCTGTCCCAGCACTACTTCGCGCGGTTCGCGCACGACCCCGCGGAGTGGACGGACATCCCGGCCGCCTCGCGCGGCAAGCTCCAGGAGGCGCTGCTTCCGGAGCTGATGACGGTCGTACGGCATCTGTCGACCGACCAGGACACCACGCGCAAGACGCTGTGGCGGCTCTTCGACGGCACGCTCGTCGAGTCCGTGCTGATGCGGTACCCGGACCGGGTGACCATGTGCATCAGCTCGCAGGCCGGGTGTGGCATGAACTGCCCGTTCTGCGCGACCGGGCAGGCAGGCCTCGACCGGAACCTCTCCACGGGCGAGATCGTGCACCAGATCGTGGACGGGATGCGGGCCCTGAGGGACGGCGAGATCCCGGGTGGTCCGGCGCGGCTGAGCAACATCGTCTTCATGGGCATGGGCGAGCCGCTCGCCAACTACAAGCGGGTCGTGGGCGCCATTCGCGCGCTCACCGACCCCGAGCCCGACGGACTCGGGCTCTCGCAGCGCGGGATCACGGTGTCGACGGTCGGGCTGGTCCCCGCCATCCACCGGTTCTCCGACGAGGGCTTCAAGTGCCGCCTCGCCATCTCGCTGCACGCGCCGGACGACGAGCTGCGCGACACCCTCGTCCCCGTGAACACACGGTGGAAGGTGCGCGAGGTGCTCGACGCCGGCTGGGAGTACGCCGCGAAGTCGGGGCGCCGGCTCTCCATCGAGTACGCCCTCATCCGGGACATCAACGACCAGGCGTGGCGCGGTGACCGGCTCGGCCGGCTCCTCAAGGGCAAGCCCGTGCACGTCAACCTCATCCCGCTGAACCCGACCCCGGGTTCGAAGTGGACCGCCTCGCGGCCCGAGGACGAGAAGGCGTTCGTCGAGGCGATCGCGGCCCACGGGGTGCCGGTGACCGTCCGGGACACCCGGGGCCAGGAGATCGACGGGGCGTGCGGGCAGCTCGCGGCCACCGAGCGGTAG